agtcactgtaggcgtctcgtcatcgacgggaacgtctcctcccactaaaagcacatcgccggaaattctgaaataaattcagaaataatgcgAGTATCGAGACTTGAACCCTAATGGACTTGGAATACCACTGTCCCTTTAACCATCCAACCATAGATTGATTCGCAGCTCTCTGTTTGTAAATGTAAGACATTTTGACACTTTAAATTAAACTGTCAAAATGTCTTATAATTTAGGAACAAAGGGGGTGTAGTAATAGTTCAAAATTTCTAATGAACGAGTGAATTGACAAAAGTTAGCCCttgcaaataataataataatgtataAACAGAGGCCACTAGCTAATTAAGCTAGGTCAAGGTGCATGCACATCCACGTGTCAGCTGTCAAACGATTTGTCTGATGATGTTCCATTATTTAACTTGTAATTACGAGCTGGTCAACTGAATACGACGCGCACCGATGCTCTGCCCTCGTGTAACCATCCTATAAATACATAGCTCCTTCCATCTCCACACCACGACATTCATGTGCATAGCTTGCTCATCCAATAAGCTATCTATATACTCCCAAATACCAATAGAGGTTACGGCCATGGCGATAGTTGGCTTGTCAAATGCGGGCGACCGCCTGCCTCCCAAGAGAGCGGTCGGCGACGACGATGAAGCTGCCGCAGCCGACTACCGCCTCAAAGGCGTGAGGCACCTCTCCGACGCTGGCATTACCAGGCTTCCAGGCAAGTACGTCCTGCCGGCCTCGGATCGCCCCGGCCGGAGCGTCAGCGCGGGCACGAGGGTGAAGCTCCCCGTCGTGGACCTCGGGCGCCTCCGCGTGCCCTCAGAGCGAGCGGCCGTGTTGAAAACTCTCGAAGCCGCATGCCGGGAGTTCGGCTTCTTCCAGGTGGTGAACCACGGCGTGGACGTTGATGGGGCGGCCGCCAGGATGCTTGACGTGGCGGCGCGGTTCTTCGAGCTTCCCTTCCAGGAGCGCGCGCGGTACATGTCGGCTGATGTCCGCGCGCCCGTTCGGTACGGTACGAGCTTCAACCAGGCCAACGACGCCGTCCTCTGCTGGCGAGACTTCCTCAAGCTCTCCTGCGCGCCGCCGCTGCGCGACGTGGTGCCTTCGTGGCCCGACTCGCCGGCGGACCTCAGGGAGGTGGCGGCTGAGTACGCCTCGGCGAACCGGCGGGTGTTCGTTGAGGTCGTGGAGGCGGCGCTGGAGGCCATGGGTATCGGAGGAGGTGACGGCGTGATGGAGGAGCTGGCCACGGCTGGTTCGCACATGATGACGGTGAACTGCTACCCAGCGTGCCCGCAGCCAGAGCTGACGCTGGGGATGCCGCCGCACTCCGACTACGGCTTCCTGACGCTGGTACTCCAGGACGACGTGGAGGGCCTCCAGGTTATGCACGGCGGCGAATGGCTCACCGTCGACCCCGTCCCTGGTTCCTTCGTCGTCAACATCGGCGACCACTTCGAGGTACATACTACTACATGATACCGTATACACACACCTGCATATCTAGCTTATTTAGCTACTGAAAGCATCAATGCGAGCCAAATTATTACATGCATGCAATCCTGTACGTTACGTAGGAGTAGTACATGGAATTGACCTACAGTAGAGATAATCAAGAAGTCAACCTTTTTCAGCCACCATTGGCATGGTTGAAAGGGCATCCAGGGTCACGATCTAGTCAAACGCAAAACCAAATACTAGTACACTGGCCAAACAATTAAGGGGCAGTCAACGTTCTCGAGAAATCAAACTAAAGTATGTGATCGGAAGGCACTGTTTGGATACAGTATACAATTAGATAGTGATGCAAAATGCCGATGATTGCCTGCGTACTTTTATGAACGCAAGTCAAAACAAGTGAGCCAAGCACCTTGCTAGCTACTAGTAgctctctagatgcatgatggatcggTGTTGTAGCCCTCGGTGTATATATGTATCGATATATACTTTAGCTTATCCTAGCTACCAGTAGGTATTAGTATTGGTGCCTTGATTAATTTCCTGAATGAATACTGGTATCAGTCCAGCTGACAGACACACCTCCACGCGCATGCGCGTCCGCTTCACATGCTACGTACTCACAATTTTGCGGAGCCATCATGTTTCGTTGTCGCTGATAATCTAGACATATACTTACATATATAAATAAAAAATAGATTTATGTTTAAGGCTCAGCCTACTCTTAAGTACCCAACGGCAGCCAGGGGTCTGGATTTTTTAATTAATCTTGCAATCAGCATTGAACAAATGGCTGACAGATGGACATTTTTGGTGCACAGATATACAGCAACGGCCGGTATAAGAGCGTGCTGCACCGGGTGGGCGTGAACTCGACGCGCCCGCGCATCTCGGTGGCGTCGTTCCACAGCGTGGGGGCGGAGCGGGTGGTCGGGCCGGCGGCGGAGATCCTCGACCAGGGCCGCGGCGGGGAACCACGGCGGTATATGGACACCGACTTCGCCACCTTCCTGGCTTACCTCGCCTCTGCCGAGGGCAAGCACAAGACCTTCCTCCAGTCAAGGAGGCTCGCCTTCGCTGACGTCCACTTTTGATGCGTCAACATCGATTCCATTGACCTTTGCGTGCATGCTGTATTTCCTTAGGGAATCAAGGGTAAAAGCCAACAACCCCTACCACCCCTGCTAGCTTGGCTTTGACTTGTACAGTCCATGGTGATTTTTCTACGTGTAATCTGAATTATGTGTCATCGAAGATGTACCGGATGCACGCACATGCATGCTCTGCTTATCCACATGTTAGTTTGGACCGAGTCATCTATATTTCCGTCCGTTGATCGTAAGCAAATGTTTTTTTTACATCAATCGTAAGCAAATGTTCAAATCAACAAAGGGGAGAGAACTGAGATGAGGACTTCAACACACTAAGGCCTCATTTGGTGCACCGGACAATAGCCGAGATCCTTGTCAATTTCTTGACTAGTTCCCATGTTCTTTTTACCCCGGTGACCGTAGAACAATTGCTCTACGGTATATTTTCATTAATTAATaagtatgtacaagtacaataaaTATGGTACAATCATCCAATACTAGCTCTAGGGATCATGATCATAAAATCAAGTTACAAGTTATGTTCTATCCAATACCAACTCTAGGGATCATGATCATAAAATTTCAGATAATTCACCCACCCCGAAAAATATATTGCTGCAGATTTAAAGATCTTGTCCTTTCTAATGGACCAAACGCTCCAGCAACTCATGATCAAATATCCAGTGCAATGTCCCTTGGTAGGTGAGGAATGGAAAGTTGTATTTCATTAAGTGCAGAGATACCCCACATTCTGTTTGGTATGATGTGGTCCGAGCAAAATAGTGCAAATGGGTAGTTCCAAAAAAGATGGGTTGAGGTTTCCTCGGTATTATTAGAGCAATGAACGCAATTATAGCTTTCTAGATGCATATTCTTGCGTTGGAGCAGGTTTCTGGTCTTAATTCTTTCAGTCGTGAAGTAGAAGCCAGAAGAAGATCTTATGTCTGAGCTTGCAAGAGGTTTTCCAAAGGTCCTTGAATATGTTATGTGTTGTGCTGTCAGCCATTATGAGTTTCTACATATTCATAGAAGAATATGGTTTTATAGTCCCTGGCAAGGTTCATAGATTATTCTCCACTGAGTTAGTTCTATGTGCATGGTGAGCTTGTAAGGTGTTGAACTGTTGGAAAGCTTGTAGGGATAGAGGCATGTGAAAAAGATCTTCAGATTCTTGTATGGCAAGGGCTTGATGGAGTCAGATATCTTTATTGATTGAATAGGAGAAGAGCTCAAAAGCAAAATATCTTTATTGATTGAATTGGATAGCCCATCTAGGTTTCATGGAAGTAGTTGAACAAGCCTGGAACAATCCAATCAGACACGGAAAAAACAATAGCTCTGCATCCATAATTGTTCAGAAACTCAAAGCTGGTGTGGCATGCCTGAAGCCACTGGTGTAAGAAAATATCTCGCTTAAAGGTGGCCATTGACAATACAAACAAAGCTATTCTGGAGTTGGACTCCATTGAAGAACGTCGAACTTTAATCATTCCGGAAAGTAACTTCTGTAATATTCTTAAACGTCACCTCATCAGATTGCTTCAGTACCAGAAAGAATATTGGAAAACGAGATGCACAATTCGATGGATTAAATTCGGCGACAAGAATACTAAATTCTTCCAGACTGTTACTACTGAGAGATAAAAGCGTAATTGCATTGCAACCCTGAAAACGGACAATGGGATGGTTATTGATGATCACATCAGCAAAGAATCCATTCTGTTTGAAGCCTTTAAACAACGCATGGGCACATGCACCACTCTAGACATGATATTCAACCTCTCTGGCTTACTCCGGACGGATGTGGATTTTGATAGCCACACCACGCCCTTTCCACATGCTGTGGTGGATGCAGTGATCAACGAGATGCCCCAAGATAGGGCTCCGAGTCCCGATGGTTTCAATGGGACATTCTTAAAAGCTTGTTGGCCGATCATTAAGCATGACTTTTATCGGCTGTGTGATGAATTCCATGACGGTGATCTTAATCTGGAATCTATGAACTATGGAAATATCACACTAATTCCAAAGAACAATGTGCAGGAGACAGTCAATGACTTTAGGCCAATCACCCTGCCCAATTATTGTCTTAAACTGATCGCTAAACTCTTGGTGAATCGACTCTAGAAGATTATACTGAAAATTGTTCAACGAAACCAGTATGGTGTTCTTCATGGGAGATTGATCCATGTTTGTCTTGCATGGGTGTTCGAATACATACACCAATGCCAAGATTGACAAAAGGAGATCGTTCTGCTTAAACTAGATTTGTCAAAAGCATTTGACAACATTGAACATTCTGCCATGATCCAAATTCCGAAAAATATGGGTTTCAACAATAAGTGGATCCAATGGATTCAATGCATTTTTTCTTTAGGCAAATCCTTAGTTCTATTGAATGGATCCCCGGGCAAAATATTTCACTGTAAGTGTGGTGTCAGACAAGGTGATCCGTTGCCCCCCCCCTCATTTTTGTCTTGGCTACGGATCTTCTCCAATCGACAATCAATGAAGCACTTCAAATGAATCTGCTGCAACATCCAAAAAGATCATCTGGCCATGGGGACTACCCTGTCATACAATACGCCGACGACACTATAATTCTTATGCCGGCGTGTCTAGACCAAGCCAATAAGATTAAGGAAATTTTAGCAGATTATGCCACATCAGTTAGACTCAAAATCAACTTCAGTAAGTCCACCCTGGTGCCGATCAATACACCATCTGACAAGTGCAATAGTCTAGACGCCCTTTCTGGTTGCACAGTTGCCTCCATGACATTCACATATCTAGGCCTCCCGTTGGGCACTACAAGACCATCTGTCCTCGATATGACACCCCTGGTTTGCAAAGCCGAGTGAAATACCATGACAACCATGTCCTTAATGTCATACGCTGGCAAACTAGCACTGATGAACTCTCTAATCACATCACTTGCCATGTTTTCCATGGGTACAATCAAGCTACCTCCCAAGATCATTGCCCAACTAGGAAAGATTTGGAGACAATGCCTTTGGAGAAAAAAGACGGATGATGGGATCAAGTGTAACTCGCTGGTTGCTTGGGATATGGTGTGCAAACCTAAGAAGAGTGTAGGGTTGGGATCATCAACTTACAAGTTCAAAATGAGGCCCTGCTCCTCAAATTCCTACACAAATTCTACAATCGACATGACACTCCTTGGGTGAACTTGATTTGGGACTCATATTATCAAGGCACGGTTCCTCATGCGAATGACCAGTGCGGGTCCTTTTGGTGGAGAGATCTGATCCACCCAATGCCTATTTACCACGGGGTGACCACAGTCCAAATTGGTAATGGTTCTTCAACCCTGTTTTGGAAAGATAACTGGAACCATACCATTTAATTAGAATCCTACCCAAGGGCATTTTCCTACACTAGGGTTGAAAAAGATATCTCTGTCAAGGATTTCCTTGCCACAACTGATTTGCACCATCAGAGTCACATGACACGTGGACTTGTGTTTGGGGAGATGGCAAGTTTAAAACCACTGCATATTACAAGTTCTACTTCATAGAGGTGGTTTCTCATGACGCTTTCAGATGTCTATGGAGAGATAAAAtcatatgtaacaccccggatgtaatttaactaatatgtactccaactcttgccgtttccggcgctaagttattttatttcctcgggttcgggttttcgtctccgtgtgttgttgttgttgttgtcatgcatctcatatcatgtcatcatgtgcattgcatttgcatacgtgttcgtctcatgcatccgagcattttccccgttgtccgttttgcattccggcactcctatctcctccggtagtcatttctaccttttctttcgtgtgtgggggttaaacatttccggattggaccgagactggccaagcggccttggtttactaccggtagaccgcctgtcaagtttcgtaccatttggacttcgtttgatgctccaacggttaaccgagggaccgagaaggcctcatgtgtgttgcagcccaacacccatacaatttggcccaaaacccaccaaaaccctctccatcatctagagcgttcgatcacgatcgcgtggccgaaaaccgcacctcatttggacactcctagctccctctttgCCTATATAAAGATCACCCATTCGAAATCTCGGACGAAACCCTAGTCCCCtacctcccctcgcgccgccggacatcttCCCgcaggccggacgtgtccgacccgacGCCAGCGGCATGTGTCGCTCCCCGATTCACCGTGCCGCCGCTCcacttcgtcgccgccgccggcccgggaggcctagatcgggcccccgaggcccaacgcgccccgccgccgcccgggggCTTCTTTCCCGCGCCCGGACCGCCACTTCGCCGCCCGGCGCCGTCTCCGGTGGACTCTgcctccgccccgccgcctcatTGCTCCGGCGCCGCCCCACTGCGCCGCTTCCGCCGCCCGGCACCGCGCCGCGCTCCGGCGACCGTGCAACTCCGGCGCCGAGCTCCGTCGCTCCGGCCACTCCCTCTCCGACCGGCCCCTCCTCCGTGGAAAGTCCTCCGGTGAGCTCCTGTTCTGGCGATCCTCGTAAAGTGCGCCGATCCGGATCTAGATCTGGGATATTTGCCTCGGTTGACTTTCTGCCGAAACCCTAAATTAAattgcatttttcatcatgctatatctctgcatccgtagctccgttttgggcgtgtagcatatcaaaatgttcgtctcagagagtacatcatttcatctcattgcatcattttcatttgagctcatcttgatgctcgaaatgctgttggaagagagctatttgagttagttgtcagatctgctgcaccaaatagctatttgtcatttttgccatgattattgtgtgcatgatatgctcctgagctctacatgtgttttgttatatgctttgccatatttccagaggtgctatccatgtatttttgtgatatgtgtggtgactagcacaatcttgcaaactggtgcattcgttaatgctgatttcatggacttagcaattccactaagtccttgatctgttttatcaatatgccatatgttcatgttgtttcctagtgatccgtgcctcttttgaggatgatcagtaaggatgatttgttaatcttgtagtgctctatccatccatgtctttgtttgcaattatggagcaacctagcttgagtcaatcgagctctacttttgctatatcgtaaTTCCTGGCAGCTTGTCTACTTGTtaacgattttgccgaggatgttgtagttgatccgtgcatgctatgttgttgttcttgccatgtctagcttatataatgtgtattattgatgggtgtattcttagatGGTCATGCCTTGCTCTTTAGTGAGTGTATCGAGGTCGTGAACATGTCTACTCGTTAAGATAttggcatgctccagtttttcactaagtctgagatctgattctgtttttgccatgttcacatgcttgcaattgtattttatgatcccttttggctcaaggtcactaagggacttttgttaagctctttgagtagcttcatgtcatgccttactttgccatgttaagttcctgtagcatattgttttcatgctccaaagtgtgctacctgatctgaaattccagactagtgttaatttcaccaagtctgaaatatgtttaccaattgcacttttttggcatgcttgtttgaaactgttaatggatgaattggccatagctcagtgttcatcttttgttaagctttattagtggatccctgccatgtattgtgttgccatgtttgggtgttgtagcatgtttatcttgttgcatttagatggctacttgctgtttatcgcagaccggtgccatatttgttttgcttgccatttccaaaccgtgcatccgattccggtgatctttatatcgatttcaacagaaatcacctcacatttccagtggcactcttggatttccaatttgaggccaggttaaTTCATccattgtcaaatcttgcatatgcatcacatatcgcatcccgcatagcataccatgtttgcatcatgttgtttgagctttgcacgtggttgattgtgttactcttgcttgtttgtcttgtttgggtagagtccggagacgagttctctaacgaggagcccgttgagtttgctttcgaggacccagtcaactctgacaactttgcaggcaagatgatcataccctcgaaatcacttctatctttgctttgctagatgctcgctcttttgctatgcctatgctacgatgcctatcacttgcttatcatgcctcccaaattgccatgtcaaacctctaacccaccatgtcctagcaaaccgttgattggctatgttaccgctttgctcagcccctcttatagcgttgttagttgcaggtgaagattggagatcgttccttgttggaacattattttcttgttgggatatcactatattatcttattatcttaatgcatctatatacttggtaaagggtggaaggctcggcctttttgcctagtgttttgttccactcttgccg
This portion of the Triticum dicoccoides isolate Atlit2015 ecotype Zavitan chromosome 7A, WEW_v2.0, whole genome shotgun sequence genome encodes:
- the LOC119328149 gene encoding protein DMR6-LIKE OXYGENASE 1-like — translated: MAIVGLSNAGDRLPPKRAVGDDDEAAAADYRLKGVRHLSDAGITRLPGKYVLPASDRPGRSVSAGTRVKLPVVDLGRLRVPSERAAVLKTLEAACREFGFFQVVNHGVDVDGAAARMLDVAARFFELPFQERARYMSADVRAPVRYGTSFNQANDAVLCWRDFLKLSCAPPLRDVVPSWPDSPADLREVAAEYASANRRVFVEVVEAALEAMGIGGGDGVMEELATAGSHMMTVNCYPACPQPELTLGMPPHSDYGFLTLVLQDDVEGLQVMHGGEWLTVDPVPGSFVVNIGDHFEIYSNGRYKSVLHRVGVNSTRPRISVASFHSVGAERVVGPAAEILDQGRGGEPRRYMDTDFATFLAYLASAEGKHKTFLQSRRLAFADVHF